The genome window CCAGCAGCGTGCCGGTGCGATCGTCGTCCAGCGTGTAGACGTGGCCCGTTCCGGCGCGTTGCGCGCAGCGGCCCACCCATTCCCGGTTCTTGCTGGCGCAGACCACCACCGACGGTTCGGCATCGCCCAGGAAGTAGTCGACCTCGCTTTCCTGGTAGGCGGTGTTCAGCGGCAGGTAGACGTAGCCCGCGCGCAAGGTGGCCAGGTACAGCAGCAAGGCCTCGGGGGACTTCTCGACATGGACGGCCACGCGGGCGCCCTCGGGCAGGTCCAGCGAACGCAGCAGGTTCGCCATGCGCGCCGTCTGCGTCTGGACGTCGCGCCAGGTGTAGTCGCCGGCGCCGGGCGCCTCGATGCAGACCGCGTCGAGATCGGCGGGGAAACCGGAGGCCAGCAAGGAATAGAGATTCTCGTCTTTCATCTATCTTCTTCGGTCGGGAAAGGTGAAGCGTCGCCGCCGAACACGGGGGTGCGCCCTTCGAGGAACGCCGCCACGCCTTCGCGATGATCGCGGGTATCGCTGTAGGAAAAGAATGCCGCCAGCTCGGCCTCGGCCAGCGGCTCGGGCCGCTGCAGCCGCCGTACCATGTGCTTGTTCAGGGTAGCCGCCAGCGGCGCGCCGGCGGCAAGGCGGGACAGGGTGCGCGCAAGCTCGGCCTCGAGCTCGACATCCTCGACCACGCGGGTCAGGAGGCCCTTGGCATGGGCCTCGGCGGCGTCCAGGATGCGGCCTTCCAGCAGCAGTTCCAGCGCCACCGCGCGGCCGGCCACGGCCAGCAGGCCCGCAAGCTCGGCCGGCGCCATCGGAAACCCCAGCCGCGCGATGGGCGCGCCCACGCGGGTGCTGCGGCCGGCGATGCGCAGATCGCAGCAGCAGGCGATCTCCAGCCCGCCGCCCACGCAGGCGCCCTGCACCAGCGCCACCGTGGGCCATGGGCAATCGTCGATCGCGCGCAGCGCCGGGGCGATGATCCGCTCGTGGTAGTGGCGCACCGCCGCGAGGCCGCCCCGCTCCACCGGAAACTCGCCGATATCGGCGCCGGCCGCGAAATGGCCGCCGGCGCCCCGGATGACGACGGCGCGCAGGCCCGGCCGGTCCGCCGCGTCCCGCATCGCCGCGGCCAGCTCGCGCCACATCGCGGCGGTCAGCGCATTGAGCTTGCCCGCGTGCGCCAGGGTCAGCGTCAGCACGCCGCCCTCGGTCGACGCGTCGATCCGGCCCGGCGCCGGTTCCATGAGCGGAGCCTCGTCCATCAATCGGCCTTGATGCCCGCGTCCTTGGAGACCTTGGCCCAGCGCTGCACTTCCTCGTGCAGATACTTGCCGAACTCGGCGCTGGTGTAGCGCGGCATCTCGGAGCCGTTGCTCAACCACACCTTCTTGATCTCGGGCGTGCCCAGCGCCTTCTGAACCTCGGCGTACATGCGCTCGACGATGGGCTGCGGCGTGCCCTTGGGGGCCCACATCGCATACCAGGTCGAGACCTCATAGCCCGGCAGGCCGGCCTCGGCCGCGGTGGGCACGTCGGGGAAGGCGGACGAACGCTTCGGCGCCGCCACGGCCAGGGGTTTGATCTTGCCGGCGCGGATGTGCTGGGCCGACGACCCCAGCCCGTCGAAAGCCAGGTCCACCTGGCTACCCATCAACGCGAGCAGCATGGGGCCGGCGCCGGTGTACGGAACGTGCGCGATGTCCACGCCGGCCTGGAGCTTGAACAGTTCCCCGGCCAGGTGGTGGGAAGTGCCGTTGCCCGCCGAGCCGAAGTTGAGCTTGCCCGGCTGGCGGCGAGCCTGGTCGATCAAGCCCTTCAGGTCGTTGAAGGGTTCGGTGGGCGCCGCGACGATGATCTGCGGCGGCTGCGCGATCAGCGTGACGGGGACGAAATCCTTCTCGATGTCGTAGGTCAGGCCCTTGTAGAACGACGGCGCGATGGCGTGGTGCGCCCCGCCCACGAAGAACGTGTAGCCGTCCGGCTGGGCGCGCGCCGCGATGGCCGCCCCCACGGTGCCGCCCGCGCCCCCACGGTTGTCCACCACCACGCTGTGCCCCAGTTGGGCACCCAGCTGCTGCGCCAGCGGCCGGACGAAGGCGTCGGTGCCGCCCCCGGCCGGGAACGGCACGATGATGGTGACGGCCTTGGACGGCCAGGCCTCCGCTCCCACCGCATGGCCACCCGCGGCCGCGCCCACGATGCAGGCGATCAAGGCAATGCTGCGTTTCATCTCCCGTCTCCTTTCTTGGTATGAAGGTACTACACGCTGGCTCTTGCCAGTTCTGATCGATTCTTTTCGCGCGCGTCAGAGCAGCCGGGCCACTCCCCTGCTCGTCTCGGGCTTCCCCTCGCCCAGCCGCGCCAGGTTGTCGTCGAGCGCATCCAGCTCGTACACGTAGTTGACCATCATGCCGCACGACTGGGCCCGGCCCTTGCGCGACGTGTCCGCCTTCCAGTTCAGCCGTTCGATGCGGGCGCCGTTGCCCAGGTGGAACCGCGCCACCGAATCGAGCGGCAGCGATCCCTTGCGCTCCACCAGGTAGCGGGCCGCCAGCCGCATGGCCACGGCCTGCACGGCCGGCGGCGCGGCCTCGTCGTCCACCGCCTGCTGAATGGCGGCCAGCACCTGCGGGCCGGTGGCCGCCTCCAGGCCGGCCTTTTCCTTGCGAACGATGGCGGCAAGGTCCTCGGCGCCGCGTTTCCTGACCCAGTCGCAAAAGCCCGGTATGGGCGAGAGCGTGGCGAAACGCTTGATCTTGGGCAGTTCGCCGTTCAGTTCCTCGATCACGCGCTTGAGCAGGAAGTTGCCGAAGCTGACGCCGCGCAAGCCCTGCTGGGTGTTGGAGATCGAATAGAAAATGGCCCAGCGCGCCTTGTCCAGGTTCTCCATGGGCGCGCCCTCGTCCAGCAGGCTCTGCACGTTGCCGGCCATGTCGGCACAGAACGCGACCTCGACGAAGATCAGCGGCTCGTTCGGCATGCGCGGGTGGAAGAACGCGTAGCAGCGGCGGTCGGAATCCAGGCGGTTGCGCAGATCGGTCCACGAGGCGATCTCGTGCACCGCCTCGTAGATGATGAGCTTCTCGAGCAGCGAGGCGGGCGAGTCCCAGGTGATGCGCCGCATCTCCAGCAGGCCCACGTCGAACCAGTTCGACAGCAAGCCCTCCAGGTCGCCGTCCAGCCCTTGCAGGGCGGGGATCTTCGCGCGCCAGGCCAGCATGTCGGTGCGCAGTTCCAGCAGGAAAGGCAGGCCGTCCGGCAACGCGTTCAAGCGCTTGAAGAAACGGACCCGGGCATGCGAGAGCGCGCGCGACAGATCGGAAGGCGTCTCCTTGCCGCCGGTCTCGGACGGCCCCGCCGACGAGGCACCCACTTCGGCCAGGAGTTCCAGCATGGCGCCGCGGCGCTGGGCGTCGGCGGCACGATAGGCCTCCTGCCAGGTCAACGCGGCGCGATTGGCCGCGACGTCGGTCAGGCGCGCCTGGAAACACGGCAGCAGCATGGCGCGCTGGCGGTTGGCCTCGCGCGTGGACAAGGCAACGGCCTCGCGGCCGGGCTCGGCGGCCCCCTGGGGCCGCCCTCCCAGCCATTTGCTCCAGCGGGCCAGCAGCGACTGGGTCGGCTGCGGATCGGGGGCCGGCGCGGCGGGCCGCGCATCGGCGGCATCTTGACGTTCGCTGTTCAACATGTCGCTCGTGTTCCTTCTGAAAGACTCAAGCCGATTGCCTGGACAGCGAGGCCATCAGGTCGGCGAAACGCTGTCCCTGCACCACGACATGGTCGCGCGCGCGCTCGGCGGCCAGGCCGGCATCGCCGGCCAGCAAGGCCTCGACGATGCCCTCGTGCTCGTCGTAGGACGTGGCGATGCGATCGCGCACGCGCAATTGCAGGCGGCGATACGGGCCCAGCCGGCGATGCAGCTTGATGGCTTCCTCGTTCAGGAACCCGTTGCAGCCCAGGCCGTAGATGGTGCGATGGAAAACTTCGTTCAGGTAGTAATAGGCGTTGGCGTCGCCCGCGTTGCGCGAAGCCTGGCAGGCGCGATGGGCCTCGAGCAGGCGGCGATGGTCGTCGGCCGTCATGCGCCGCGCGGCCAGCCGCGCGCACATGGCCTCGATTTCGCCCATCACGTCGAACATCTCGATCAGGCGCTGGGGGCCGATCTGCGCCACCAGCGCGCCCTTCCTGGGCCGCATCTCCACCAGTCCGGCCGAAGCCAGCTGGATCAGGGCCTCGCGTATGGGCGTGCGCGACACGCCGAAACGATTGGCCAGCACGGTCTCGTCCAGCGGATCCCCCGGCGACAGTTCGCCGACGGCGATCAGCTCTTCGATGGTTTCGCGCAGCGTCTCGGAGCGCTTTTTCTCGTTGCCGGAGGATGGGGGGCGGGATGACATGGAATCATCTTGCCCCATCCTTTTCTTGTATACAAGAGATTTTTATAAATACACACAAACAGGGGTCTGGTTACACACCGCGCGCCTGCCGCCGCTCCAGCCACAGGGTGGCCAGCAGCATCACCGTCGTGGTCAAGGCCACGGTGACCAGGCTCATCGCCATGCCCTGGCCCACCGAGCCCTGTTCGAACTGGCGCCAGATGAACAGCGATACCGTCTGCACGCCCGTGGGCGCGAGCAGCAGCGAAGCCACCAGCTCGCGCGAGGCCACCGCGAACACCAGCAGCATGGCGGCGACCAGGCTGGGCGCCAGCAGCGGCAGCAGGATGCGCGCCAGCGCCGTGACCGTGCCGGCGCCATGCACCCGGGCGGCGGCCTCCAGGTTGTCGCCGATCTGCATCAGCGCGGCGTGGGCATAGCGCACCGGGTACGGCAGCAGCAGGCAGCAATAGGCCAGCAGCAGAATGCCCCAGGTGTTGTAGGGCGTGGCCGGCCAGAAGGCCTGATTCCACGCCAGTATCAGGCCCACGCCGACCACCACGCCGGGCATGGTGTTGGGCAGCACGGCCAGGGCATCGAGCACCGCCCGGCCGCGCGTGCGGGTCTTGACCACGCAATAGGCCACCAGCACGCCGGTCAGCCCGGTCACGATGGCCGCGCCGGCACCCAGCATCAGGCTCGTGGCCAGCGCGCCCGAGGCTTCGCTGCCGCCGGCGGCGATGGCCTGGAAATGCGTCAGCGACAGGTTGCCGATGGCCAGGCCGCCCGACAGCGTGCGGCTGAATGCCGTCGCGGCGATGGCGAACAGCGGCGCGAACGTGGCCACCGCCACGATCGCGGCGAACAGCGCGGCGGCGGGCCAGCGCCAGGCGCCCAGCGGCAGGGTCTCGCCCCGCGCGGGCTTGCCCGTGGTGGTCTCGTAGCCCTTGCCCGTCAGCATGCGCCGCTGCCAGACGAAGGCCAGCATGGCCAGCGCGACCAGGATCAGCGACAGCACCGAGGCGCCGGGCAGGTCGATCGGCCACTCGGAGAAGCGCCGCTCGATGCCCGTCACCAGCACGAAGAAGCCGGCGTTGGCCGCCAGTGCGGCCGGCGTGCCGTACTCCTCGATCGCCATCGCGAACACCAGCAGCAGGCTCGCGGCGATGCCCGGCAGGGCCAGCGGCAGCGTGATGCGCCAGAAGCAGCGCCAGGCGCCCCCGCCGCATACCCGCCCCACCAGCGCCAAGCGGGAGCCCGACGCCGCCATGGTGCGGGAGACGGCGAAATAGACCACCGGCACCACGTTCAGCGTCATCACGAACACCACGCCGCCGAACGAGAACAGCGCCGGCCCGGCATGGATGCCCAGCAGCTGCTGCAGGTATCCGCGCGGCTGCAGCAGCATGATCCATCCCAACGCGCTGATATAGGGCGGGATCATGAAGGGCACCAGCATCAGCACGTCCCAGAGCTTGGCGCCGGGCAGATCGAACAGGCCGCGCAGCGTTCCCAGCGGGATGCCGATGGCCGCGGCGGCCAGCACCACGCAGGCGCCCAGCTTCAGCGTATTGATCGTCAGTTCGACCAGCTTGGGATCGGCCAGGACCCCCGCCAGGTGGGCCAGCGGCCGCGCCAGCGAGCCCTGGGCAAGCTCGGGGAAAACGGCCTGCAGCAGGACGAATCCCAGCGGCATGGCCACCAGGATACCCAAGGCGGACACCGCGGCCCCCACCAACAACGTGTTCGCGCGCATGGAGCCCGCCTCTTCCTCTTGCTAGCTATGTGGAATCACGCCCGACCGCGTCCGGTCACTTGCGGCCGAACAGTGTCGTGAAGCGCTCCAGCAGGGCCTGGCGGCCGGCACGCTGGGCTTCGTTCTCCACCGGCAGCGATTTGATGTCCTTGATCACCGGGCGCTTGGCCTGCACGTCCTGGCGGGCCGGGATCAGGTAGGTCGCGGCCACCCGCGCCTGGCCGGCGTCGGACAGCACGAAATCGATGAAGCGCTTGGCATCCTGCTGCTGGCGGCTGGACTTCAGGATCATCATCGGCCGGCCGGCGATCACCGTGCCGCTGGCGGGGAAGATGACCTCGATGCTCTCGCCCTTGGCCTGGTTGCCCAGCGCGACGTAGTCGACCGCGCCGAAGACGGCTGCCTTGGCGCCTTGCAAAACGGGATTCATCGCCTGCGCATTGGCGCCGGCAATGGCCATGTCGTTGCGCTTCAGATCGGCGAACAGGCGCCACGCATCGGCGCCGCGCGCCGATTGCAGGCCCGACAGCAGTTCCAGGGCGGTGCCCGACTGGGCCGGATCGGGCATGTTGACCAGCCCCTTGAACTCGGGCTTGGCCAGGTCGGCCCAGTCCGTCGGACGCGGCGTGCCGCTCTTGGTGTTCCAGGCGATGGCCAGCGCCGACA of Pigmentiphaga sp. H8 contains these proteins:
- a CDS encoding enoyl-CoA hydratase/isomerase family protein, with amino-acid sequence MEPAPGRIDASTEGGVLTLTLAHAGKLNALTAAMWRELAAAMRDAADRPGLRAVVIRGAGGHFAAGADIGEFPVERGGLAAVRHYHERIIAPALRAIDDCPWPTVALVQGACVGGGLEIACCCDLRIAGRSTRVGAPIARLGFPMAPAELAGLLAVAGRAVALELLLEGRILDAAEAHAKGLLTRVVEDVELEAELARTLSRLAAGAPLAATLNKHMVRRLQRPEPLAEAELAAFFSYSDTRDHREGVAAFLEGRTPVFGGDASPFPTEEDR
- a CDS encoding tripartite tricarboxylate transporter substrate binding protein, whose amino-acid sequence is MKRSIALIACIVGAAAGGHAVGAEAWPSKAVTIIVPFPAGGGTDAFVRPLAQQLGAQLGHSVVVDNRGGAGGTVGAAIAARAQPDGYTFFVGGAHHAIAPSFYKGLTYDIEKDFVPVTLIAQPPQIIVAAPTEPFNDLKGLIDQARRQPGKLNFGSAGNGTSHHLAGELFKLQAGVDIAHVPYTGAGPMLLALMGSQVDLAFDGLGSSAQHIRAGKIKPLAVAAPKRSSAFPDVPTAAEAGLPGYEVSTWYAMWAPKGTPQPIVERMYAEVQKALGTPEIKKVWLSNGSEMPRYTSAEFGKYLHEEVQRWAKVSKDAGIKAD
- a CDS encoding malonyl-CoA decarboxylase domain-containing protein, coding for MLNSERQDAADARPAAPAPDPQPTQSLLARWSKWLGGRPQGAAEPGREAVALSTREANRQRAMLLPCFQARLTDVAANRAALTWQEAYRAADAQRRGAMLELLAEVGASSAGPSETGGKETPSDLSRALSHARVRFFKRLNALPDGLPFLLELRTDMLAWRAKIPALQGLDGDLEGLLSNWFDVGLLEMRRITWDSPASLLEKLIIYEAVHEIASWTDLRNRLDSDRRCYAFFHPRMPNEPLIFVEVAFCADMAGNVQSLLDEGAPMENLDKARWAIFYSISNTQQGLRGVSFGNFLLKRVIEELNGELPKIKRFATLSPIPGFCDWVRKRGAEDLAAIVRKEKAGLEAATGPQVLAAIQQAVDDEAAPPAVQAVAMRLAARYLVERKGSLPLDSVARFHLGNGARIERLNWKADTSRKGRAQSCGMMVNYVYELDALDDNLARLGEGKPETSRGVARLL
- a CDS encoding GntR family transcriptional regulator, translating into MSSRPPSSGNEKKRSETLRETIEELIAVGELSPGDPLDETVLANRFGVSRTPIREALIQLASAGLVEMRPRKGALVAQIGPQRLIEMFDVMGEIEAMCARLAARRMTADDHRRLLEAHRACQASRNAGDANAYYYLNEVFHRTIYGLGCNGFLNEEAIKLHRRLGPYRRLQLRVRDRIATSYDEHEGIVEALLAGDAGLAAERARDHVVVQGQRFADLMASLSRQSA
- a CDS encoding iron ABC transporter permease gives rise to the protein MRANTLLVGAAVSALGILVAMPLGFVLLQAVFPELAQGSLARPLAHLAGVLADPKLVELTINTLKLGACVVLAAAAIGIPLGTLRGLFDLPGAKLWDVLMLVPFMIPPYISALGWIMLLQPRGYLQQLLGIHAGPALFSFGGVVFVMTLNVVPVVYFAVSRTMAASGSRLALVGRVCGGGAWRCFWRITLPLALPGIAASLLLVFAMAIEEYGTPAALAANAGFFVLVTGIERRFSEWPIDLPGASVLSLILVALAMLAFVWQRRMLTGKGYETTTGKPARGETLPLGAWRWPAAALFAAIVAVATFAPLFAIAATAFSRTLSGGLAIGNLSLTHFQAIAAGGSEASGALATSLMLGAGAAIVTGLTGVLVAYCVVKTRTRGRAVLDALAVLPNTMPGVVVGVGLILAWNQAFWPATPYNTWGILLLAYCCLLLPYPVRYAHAALMQIGDNLEAAARVHGAGTVTALARILLPLLAPSLVAAMLLVFAVASRELVASLLLAPTGVQTVSLFIWRQFEQGSVGQGMAMSLVTVALTTTVMLLATLWLERRQARGV
- a CDS encoding ABC transporter substrate-binding protein, whose protein sequence is MKIKPLIGALAFGAMLAAGQAQALTVYTAGPAGLIKQLADDFKKQTGVSVDVFQADTGKVMARLEAEASNPKADVVISASWDSALDLHKRGWLLAYASPNAAKVPAEYKGPSYVAQGLSALAIAWNTKSGTPRPTDWADLAKPEFKGLVNMPDPAQSGTALELLSGLQSARGADAWRLFADLKRNDMAIAGANAQAMNPVLQGAKAAVFGAVDYVALGNQAKGESIEVIFPASGTVIAGRPMMILKSSRQQQDAKRFIDFVLSDAGQARVAATYLIPARQDVQAKRPVIKDIKSLPVENEAQRAGRQALLERFTTLFGRK